A window of Fragaria vesca subsp. vesca linkage group LG7, FraVesHawaii_1.0, whole genome shotgun sequence contains these coding sequences:
- the LOC101312381 gene encoding CAAX prenyl protease 1 homolog: protein MESSFPFLESVIGFMILMYFFETYLDTRQHSALKLPTLPKTLEGVISQEKFEKSRAYSLEKSHFHFVHEFVTILMDSAILFFRVLPWFWKKSGDFVVLAGLNAENEILHTLAFLAGVTIWSQITDLPFSLYSTFVVEARHGFNKQTIWLFFRDMLKGICLMAILGPPIVAAIIVIVQKGGAYLAIYLWGFMFVLSLVMMTIYPILIAPLFNKFTPLPEGPLREKIEKLASSLNFPLKKLFVVDGSTRSSHSNAYMYGFFKNKRIVLYDTLIQQCKNDEEIVAVIAHELGHWKLNHTMYSFIAVQILTLMQFGGYTLVRNSSSLFQSFGFDTQPVIIGLIIFQHTIIPVQHLVSFALNLVSRAFEFQADAFAKALGYAASLRAGLVRLQEENLSAMNTDPWYSAYHYSHPPLVERLAAIDEETKKTD, encoded by the exons ATGGAGTCCTCCTTCCCTTTCCTCGAATCCGTGATTG GTTTCATGATACTAATGTACTTCTTTGAGACTTATTTGGATACTCGGCAACACTCTGCTCTCAAACTTCCGACCCTTCCCAAAACTTTGGAAGGAGTAATCAGCCAAGAGAAGTTTGAGAAGTCGCGAGCCTACAGTCTTGAAAAGAG TCATTTCCATTTTGTTCATGAGTTTGTGACAATACTGATGGATTCAGCAATTTTGTTCTTTCGAGTTTTGCCTTGGTTTTGGAAG AAATCTGGAGACTTTGTGGTTTTGGCTGGCCTCAATGCCGAAAATGAAATACTGCATACACTTGCATTTTTAGCTGGTGTTACGATTTGGTCACAG ATCACTGATTTGCCATTTTCTCTGTACTCCACATTTGTGGTTGAGGCACGTCATGGTTTCAACAAG CAAACAATATGGTTATTCTTTAGAGACATGTTGAAAGGAATTTGCCTTATGGCGATCCTCGGTCCACCGATTGTGGCGGCAATCATTGTGATTGTACAG AAAGGAGGTGCTTACTTGGCCATTTATCTTTGGGGATTCATGTTTGTGCTCTCTCTTGTTATGATGACGATCTACCCTATTCTAATAGCTCCACTCTTCAACAAGTTTACCCCT CTTCCGGAGGGTCCGCTCAGGGAGAAAATTGAGAAGCTCGCTTCTTCCCTCAATTTTCCATTGAAGAAGTTGTTTGTTGTTGATGGATCTACAAGGTCAAGCCATAGCAAT GCCTATATGTACGGATTTTTTAAGAACAAGAGAATTGTCCTCTATGATACATTGATTCAGCAG TGCAAAAATGATGAAGAAATTGTAGCTGTTATTGCTCATGAGCTAGGCCATTGGAAGCTTAATCACACAATGTATTCATTTATTGCGGTGCAG ATCCTTACACTTATGCAATTTGGGGGATACACTCTAGTAAGAAATTCGAGCAGTCTGTTCCAAAGTTTTGGGTTTGATACCCAGCCGGTCATCATTGGACTCATCATATTTCAG CACACCATTATCCCTGTTCAGCACCTAGTTAGCTTTGCTCTTAACCTTGTGAGCCGAGCTTTTGAATTTCAG GCTGATGCTTTTGCTAAGGCGCTTGGCTATGCTGCTTCACTTCGAGCTGGTCTTGTTAGGTTACAG GAAGAGAATTTGTCAGCTATGAACACTGATCCTTGGTACTCGGCGTATCACTATTCTCACCCACCGCTTGTCGAAAGATTAGCTGCAATTGATGAAGAGACCAAGAAAACAGACTGA
- the LOC101312962 gene encoding protein BPS1, chloroplastic-like isoform 1 — protein sequence MSRPQAPHRPFFHFGNPFRMISPKGSQMTPNLCALLNTFEETLAGRLRKLNPKDKNDVLSLSWMNLAMESLCGTHNDIKTLIAEMDLPVSAWDEKWIDVYLDISVKLLDICIVFSSEISRLNQGHLFLQFVLHNLKSASSQQFIRARSSVDDWKNHIASKNPRVENCSTILDKLKESLDLPKVKNSAKGKILMRAMYGVKVLTVSVCSVFSAAFSGSASKLVDMNVSETYLWAQAFNDLQSNVNGEIRNVYSSGRVTVLKELEAVDGIVKHLYPMIQDGVALADEEVFKNSISDLERKAQSLSQGLDLLTKEVDGFFQILLTGRDALLSKLRSGGSVSDRMLMGNVEGQVVR from the coding sequence ATGAGTCGTCCACAGGCCCCACACCGTCCTTTCTTCCATTTTGGAAACCCTTTCCGGATGATTTCGCCAAAGGGTTCTCAAATGACTCCAAACCTTTGTGCATTGCTGAACACTTTTGAGGAAACATTGGCCGGAAGGTTGAGAAAGCTCAACCCAAAAGATAAGAATGATGTTCTTAGCTTGTCATGGATGAATTTAGCTATGGAGTCGCTTTGTGGAACTCATAATGACATAAAAACTCTTATAGCTGAGATGGATCTTCCTGTGAGTGCCTGGGATGAGAAGTGGATTGACGTGTACTTGGACATCAGTGTAAAGTTGCTTGATATATGCATTGTCTTCAGCTCTGAGATCTCGCGCTTAAACCAGGGACATCTTTTCCTTCAGTTTGTGTTGCATAATTTGAAATCAGCCTCTTCACAGCAATTTATTCGTGCCCGTTCTTCAGTTGATGACTGGAAGAATCATATTGCTTCAAAGAACCCCAGGGTTGAGAACTGTAGCACCATTTTGGACAAGCTCAAGGAATCACTGGATCTACCAAAGGTTAAGAACTCTGCCAAAGGGAAAATTTTAATGCGTGCTATGTATGGAGTGAAGGTGTTGACAGTATCTGTTTGTAGTGTCTTTTCTGCAGCGTTTTCTGGTTCTGCAAGCAAGTTGGTAGATATGAATGTCTCTGAGACATATTTGTGGGCACAAGCATTTAATGACTTACAGAGTAATGTAAATGGGGAAATCAGAAATGTATATTCTAGTGGTAGAGTTACAGTACTGAAAGAGCTGGAAGCAGTTGATGGTATTGTGAAGCACTTGTATCCTATGATCCAAGATGGTGTGGCCCTCGCAGATGAAGAAGTGTTCAAGAATTCTATTTCAGATTTAGAAAGAAAGGCACAGAGTCTTTCTCAAGGACTTGATCTTCTGACCAAGGAAGTGGATGGGTTTTTCCAAATCCTCTTGACTGGACGCGATGCCTTGCTTTCTAAGCTGAGATCAGGTGGATCAGTCTCTGACCGGATGCTGATGGGGAACGTAGAAGGGCAGGTTGTGAGGTGA
- the LOC101313449 gene encoding mitogen-activated protein kinase homolog MMK2-like — protein sequence MESSSASGADHNIRGVPTHGGRYVQYNVYGNLFEVSRKYVPPIRPVGRGAYGIVCAAVNAETHEEVAIKKIGNAFDNRIDAKRTLREIKLLRHMDHENVIAIKDIIRPPQKENFNDVYIVYELMDTDLHQIVRSNQSLTDDHCRYFLYQLLRGLKYVHSAGVLHRDLKPSNLLMNANCDLKIGDFGLARTTSETDFMTEYVVTRWYRAPELLLNCSEYTAAIDIWSVGCILGEIMTRRPLFPGKDYVHQLRLITELIGSPDDSSLGFLRSDNARRYVRQLPQYAKKDFSVGFPNMSAGAIDLLEKMLVFDPNRRITVDQALCHPYLAPLHDINEEPVCASPFSFDFEQPSFTEENIKELIWRESVKFNPDPIQ from the exons ATGGAGTCCAGCTCTGCTTCTGGAGCTGACCACAACATCAGAGGGGTACCAACCCACGGTGGCCGGTACGTTCAGTACAATGTGTATGGGAATCTCTTTGAGGTTTCCAGGAAGTATGTGCCTCCTATCAGGCCAGTTGGGAGAGGCGCCTATGGTATTGTTTG TGCTGCTGTGAACGCTGAGACTCATGAGGAGGTTGCCATTAAGAAGATTGGTAATGCATTTGACAACAGAATAGATGCCAAAAGGACTTTACGCGAAATTAAACTTCTTCGTCACATGGATCATGAAAAT GTTATTGCCATCAAAGACATCATAAGGCCTCCACAGAAGGAGAACTTCAATGATGTCTACATTGTTTATGAATTAATGGACACTGACCTTCATCAGATAGTACGGTCCAACCAATCTTTGACTGATGACCATTGCCGG TACTTTCTGTATCAGTTGTTACGAGGGCTCAAATATGTACATTCAGCAGGTGTTTTACATCGTGATTTGAAGCCCAGCAATTTGCTCATGAATGCAAATTGTGATCTCAAAATTGGTGATTTTGGGCTTGCAAGGACAACATCTGAAACTGATTTCATGACCGAGTATGTTGTTACTCGTTGGTACCGCGCTCCGGAGTTGCTCCTTAATTGTTCCGAGTACACTGCAGCAATTGATATATGGTCTGTAGGTTGCATTCTTGGTGAAATCATGACCAGACGGCCCTTATTCCCTGGCAAAGATTATGTGCATCAGCTGAGACTCATTACAGAG CTAATAGGTTCACCTGATGACTCAAGCCTCGGATTTTTACGAAGTGATAATGCCCGAAGATATGTCCGACAACTACCTCAGTACGCAAAGAAGGACTTCTCTGTTGGATTTCCTAATATGTCTGCTGGTGCTATTGATTTGCTAGAGAAGATGCTTGTCTTTGACCCAAACAGGCGCATTACAG TTGATCAGGCTCTTTGCCACCCATACTTGGCACCTCTTCATGATATTAATGAGGAGCCTGTCTGCGCAAGTCCTTTCAGTTTTGACTTCGAGCAACCATCATTTACAGAAGAGAACATCAAGGAGCTCATCTGGAGAGAGTCGGTCAAGTTCAATCCAGATCCAATTCAGTGA
- the LOC101312670 gene encoding probable serine/threonine-protein kinase At1g01540-like produces MSVYDAAFVNSELSKPTSIFGLHLWVVIGILVGSLIVLTLFLLSLCLTARHRHKSKLVTAAAQKPSPIISKDIQEIIHPNPEVHMEIGKPEHRVVVFSDQRGCGASSGESRGTLNSETASFASGNVVGPEVSHLGWGRWYTLRELEAATNGLCEENVIGEGGYGIVYSGILSDGTKVAVKNLLNNRGQAEKEFKVEVEVIGRVRHKNLVRLLGYCVEGAYRMLVYEYVDNGNLDQWLHGDVGEVSPLTWDIRMNIILGTAKGLAYLHEGLEPKVVHRDVKSSNILVDRQWHPKVSDFGLAKLLCSENSYVTTRVMGTFGYVAPEYACTGMLNEKSDVYSFGILIMEIISGRSPVDYGRPQGEVNLVEWLKNLVGNRKAEEVVDPKLPEMPASKALKRALLVALRCVDPDATKRPKMGHVIHMLEADDLLFRDERQPGRDNSSSDLNYRRENHVGMKMGDKDKHLSEGTSDTSEGDSGRNHNQPTRWR; encoded by the exons ATGTCGGTATACGACGCGGCGTTTGTGAACTCCGAGCTCTCCAAACCCACTTCAATCTTCGGCCTCCATCTCTGGGTCGTCATCGGAATCCTCGTCGGCTCCTTAATAGTCCTCACCCTCTTCCTCCTCTCCCTCTGCCTCACCGCCCGCCACCGCCACAAGAGCAAGCTCGTCACCGCCGCCGCGCAAAAGCCCAGCCCAATAATCTCCAAAGATATCCAGGAAATAATCCACCCCAATCCGGAGGTCCACATGGAGATCGGGAAGCCCGAGCACCGGGTGGTGGTGTTCTCCGACCAACGCGGCTGTGGCGCCTCCAGCGGCGAGAGCCGCGGGACGCTGAACAGCGAAACGGCGTCGTTTGCGAGCGGGAATGTGGTGGGGCCCGAGGTGTCGCATCTGGGTTGGGGGAGGTGGTACACTTTGAGAGAGCTGGAGGCTGCGACGAATGGGTTGTGTGAGGAGAATGTGATTGGGGAAGGTGGGTATGGGATTGTGTACAGTGGGATTCTTAGTGATGGGACTAAAGTTGCTGTTAAGAACTTGTTGAATAACAG GGGTCAAGCTGAGAAGGAGTTTAAAGTGGAGGTGGAAGTAATTGGGCGTGTGAGACACAAAAATCTTGTGAGGTTACTCGGATACTGTGTTGAAGGTGCATACAG GATGCTTGTGTATGAGTACGTCGACAATGGAAATCTGGATCAATGGCTTCATGGGGATGTTGGTGAAGTCAGCCCTCTAACATGGGATATTCGAATGAATATTATATTGGGGACTGCAAAAGG GTTGGCCTATCTTCATGAGGGTCTTGAACCAAAGGTTGTTCATCGTGATGTAAAATCTAGTAACATACTGGTTGATCGCCAATGGCATCCCAAGGTGTCTGATTTTGGGCTTGCCAAGCTTTTATGCTCTGAGAATAGTTATGTGACGACTCGAGTGATGGGAACATTTGG CTATGTTGCACCAGAATATGCTTGCACTGGAATGTTGAATGAGAAGAGTGATGTTTATAGCTTCGGAATACTTATTATGGAGATTATATCTGGGAGAAGCCCTGTTGATTATGGTCGGCCACAAGGGGAG GTTAATCTAGTTGAATGGTTAAAAAACTTGGTCGGAAACCGAAAAGCTGAGGAAGTAGTTGATCCTAAGTTGCCTGAGATGCCTGCTTCGAAAGCACTTAAACGTGCTCTGCTGGTTGCTCTTCGATGTGTTGATCCTGATGCCACAAAAAGACCCAAAATGGGACATGTGATCCACATGTTGGAGGCTGATGACTTGCTATTCCGTGAT GAAAGACAACCAGGGAGAGATAATTCCAGTTCAGATCTCAATTATCGACGGGAGAATCATGTTGGCATGAAAATGGGGGATAAAGATAAACACTTGAGTGAAGGGACTTCTGATACTAGTGAAGGTGATAGTGGTAGGAACCATAATCAACCAACAAGGTGGAGATAA
- the LOC101308132 gene encoding cytochrome P450 71A1-like, whose translation MSPPTIAIFLIFFSCLWILIQTLISKLKKKKLPPGPWSLPILGNLHMLSNLPHRSLHDLAKKYGPIMSLRLGNIPTIVVSSPEAAELFLKTHDANFAGRPRFQALDFMSSGVGLAEYGPYQRHVRKLCSLHLLCPSKLQVFAPLRREEIGLMVQSMKNAGEKGELVDVNEKIFELNEDIMYRMVLGCKTDDRFDLKGILKETFLALGAFNLADFFPYLCSLDIQGLSRRFKRNSKRIDLLLETIIQDHEQANKTEMRSGQRGHDHDFVDMLLSLMNQPLNFDGQVHLMDRTNMKAIIFDMIVASTHTSAVMVVWIFSELMRHPRVMKNLQQELDSVIGKDRMVQEVTDLPKLGYLNMVVKETFRLHPAGPLLFPHESINDTTVQGFKIAKKSRILINVWSIGRDPKLWSENVEEFYPERFLDSKIDLQGQDFQLIPFGSGRRGCPGMKLGLTTVQLVVAHLAHCFDWELPGGLQPQDLDMSEKFEMSLEKAVHVLAKPTYRLHI comes from the exons ATGAGTCCACCGACAATAGCCATTTTCCTAATCTTCTTCTCATGTCTCTGGATCTTGATCCAAACTCTAATCTCAAAGTTAAAGAAGAAAAAACTTCCACCTGGCCCCTGGTCACTACCAATACTTGGCAACCTTCATATGCTAAGCAACCTCCCACATCGAAGCCTCCATGACTTGGCCAAAAAATATGGACCCATAATGTCTCTACGTCTTGGCAACATTCCCACCATCGTAGTCTCTTCCCCAGAAGCTGCAGAGCTATTCCTTAAAACCCATGACGCCAACTTTGCTGGCCGACCCAGATTCCAAGCCTTAGACTTCATGTCCTCTGGTGTGGGTCTAGCTGAGTACGGTCCGTACCAGCGCCATGTTCGGAAGCTCTGCTCACTTCATCTTCTGTGTCCCTCGAAATTACAGGTTTTTGCTCCGTTGAGAAGGGAGGAGATAGGACTGATGGTGCAGTCGATGAAGAACGCTGGAGAGAAAGGTGAACTGGTAGATGTTAATGAGAAGATTTTTGAGCTGAATGAGGACATAATGTATAGGATGGTATTGGGTTGCAAAACGGATGATAGGTTTGATTTGAAGGGGATTCTTAAAGAGACTTTTCTCGCATTGGGGGCATTCAATTTAGCTGATTTTTTTCCTTACCTTTGTTCACTTGATATTCAG GGATTGAGTAGGCGCTTCAAGAGAAATAGCAAGAGAATTGATCTACTCTTGGAGACCATAATTCAGGACCATGAACAAGCTAACAAGACTGAGATGAGGAGTGGACAAAGAGGCCATGACCATGACTTTGTAGACATGTTACTTTCGTTAATGAACCAGCCATTAAATTTCGACGGGCAAGTACACCTGATGGACCGAACAAACATGAAAGCAATCATATTCGACATGATCGTAGCTTCTACCCACACTTCAGCTGTCATGGTTGTATGGATCTTCTCTGAGCTCATGCGCCATCCGAGGGTCATGAAAAATCTCCAACAAGAGCTCGACAGCGTGATTGGCAAGGATCGAATGGTTCAAGAAGTTACTGATTTGCCAAAGCTAGGTTACTTGAATATGGTGGTGAAGGAGACCTTTAGACTCCACCCTGCTGGACCGTTGCTATTTCCACATGAATCCATCAATGATACTACGGTTCAAGGATTCAAGATAGCTAAGAAATCTAGAATTCTAATAAATGTTTGGAGCATTGGAAGAGATCCTAAACTTTGGTCAGAAAATGTGGAGGAGTTCTATCCTGAAAGGTTCTTGGATAGCAAAATAGACCTCCAAGGACAAGACTTCCAGCTCATACCATTTGGATCAGGTAGAAGAGGGTGTCCGGGTATGAAATTAGGCCTAACCACAGTTCAGTTAGTGGTTGCACATTTGGCGCACTGCTTTGACTGGGAGCTACCAGGTGGGTTGCAACCTCAAGACTTGGATATGTCTGAGAAATTCGAAATGTCTTTGGAGAAAGCCGTTCACGTACTTGCCAAGCCGACCTACCGCCTGCATATATAA